The Triticum aestivum cultivar Chinese Spring chromosome 5A, IWGSC CS RefSeq v2.1, whole genome shotgun sequence genomic sequence gtcggcgttgaaggggatctccggcgacggcggttcggtcgaggtcgatgcggtgggctcgggccttgcgagcactcggggctcggcttgctcgaaggagaggagggtggcggagctcctggacacggcggcacggcgtggggttgacggagggcgtggctacggcgagggggtggcggcgatggcgtcggccatggcgggggagcgcgagagagagaggttgggggagaatggaggtgtcctggaggttcacggcgcggcgtggagttcatccatccagccacgaggcgtggaggtgaagcagggcgacggccagctgcgtggcgcacgctgcggccgccgtcgggcacctgcctgcctgcctggccggcaagcagctcgctggagcggcgctgggctgggccggcaggtgggccgggtactgggcgccaggtaagtttttgctatttctcctgttttctgttcttttaatacttctgcaactttgttgaattattaaaaatacttaggcaactcctaaaatcaccaaactactcctggtccatagttggattgtttccaacatgaaacattttagtttggagatatttgagcatttgaatattttatataattttaaatgcccaaattcaaatatttatgatttaattcaaagaccctaagatgacctaggaaaatgtgcatcacttttggcagaggttctgaaccaagacaaaaatgatgggcattttagaagggcatttcaggttcattgaaaaagtttttagtaaaccctagttggtttcagagggggctggggttctgtcatccccatttcaggtttctgatgaaagaatagacatgatgcaacactctaatgcatgaactagctagggtgtgacatccgtCAACTCACTGTTTACGATAATTGGCCACTGGTTTTCATTATCTAAGAATGCATACTTCAAACTTTCTGGAAGTTGTTTCATTTCTATTTGCCTTGGTTGCATCTTCTCTAATGACCTTGCACAACTTTCCAACATGCTCACAGGTCTGATTTCCTCGTATCTGATTTCACTATTGTCCTCCTCAACTACTTCACAACAATTACTTCCATACCTCTCTTCATAACCTTCTTCCACACATTTCTGTAATGTATCAATTTTGTAGCAGTGTTCTTCACTTTGCGGAACATGTGTTGCATGCTTCATGTCAAACTCCACCTTTCCATTTCCGAACCTCAAGATCAATTTAGCTTCTTGGACATCAATAAGTGCACCAGCTGTGGCCAGAAATGGTCTTCCAAGAATCACAGCCTCACTCTTGTCCTCCATATCTAGCACTACAAAGTCAACCAGATAAGCAAACTTCCCAACTTTGATTGGAACATCCTCAAGAATTCCAACAGGTCTCCTATATGTTCTATCGGCCAACTGAAGAGTTATGGATGTTGGATTTAATTCTCCCAAGAACATCCTTTTGCTAACTGAATGTGGTAACACACTAACACTTGAACCCAAGTCACATAGAGCACTGTAAGTTTTGTTTCCAATCACACATGGCACACAAAAACTTCCTGGATCATCCAATTTTTCAGGCATGGAGTTCTGAATTATTGCACTGCATTCCTTTGATAGAGTTACAACTTCTGGCTCAGACATGCTTCTTTTCTTTGTTAATAATTCCTTGAAATATTTGGCATACATCGGAACATGCAAGACAGCTTCAAGAATAGGAATAGTAATCTGAACTCCTTTCATAGTTTCCAAAAATTTGGCAAATTGCTTGTCATCTTTGGGTTTGGTGAACCTCTTAAGAAAGCGAATGTTGTTGGTTGTTATTGCTTCCTCTAGCAAAGGCTCAGCTCTTGTTTGAAAACCAGGAAATTCGACTTCAGTTTCAATTCGATTATCAACTTCTTTCTCCTTTATTTTCTCTGATGATGTTGAAGGTGAAGTTCCGGATGAACTTGGCCTCATAGAAGGAGGCACATATGTCTTCGGAGTAGGAAGTAATGGTCCTGTCATGGCTCCAATCCTTGTAGTCACTGCATCAACTGAAGATATCGCCCCACAGTGAGCTTTCGGGTTTGGAATTGGTTGAGCAGGCAGCCTTGCTTCATTTTCTCCCACCATACTATCCATTTTGCTCACATGCATCTTAACAGAATCTTTTAAGCCATTAACTTCATTTGCCATCTTGTTCATTAATTCCAACTGCATCTTCATGATTTCCTCCATTCCATTTGACTGAACATTTTGTTGTTCATTCTGCCTCGGCACTTGAAATTGACTTGGATGATTTGGTGATCGATTTCCTTGTACTGTCGATCCACTTGCATATGACTGATTGTTCTTGTACAACAAGTTTGGATGGTTCCTCCAAGAAGGATTATAGCTATTTGAGAATGGACCTTGACCTTGAGCATAACTTACTTCTGAAACCGATGATCCAATTGCTGAATAGAACGTACATTCTATTGAAGGATGACCTGCTTGGCCACATACATCACACATTTGAGGCACACTTACTGAAGCTTCGGAGGTACCGATGCAATTTGACATGATACTATCCATCTTCTTGTTCAAGATGTCAATTTGAGCCGCCATGCTATCATTTGCAGACACATTATACACACCAGGATGTGTTGGTGCTATTGCTCTTTCACTTGACCATTGAAAATGATGAGACGCCATACTTTCAATCAATGCAAATGCTTCATCAATGGTTTTATTCATAATTCCTCCTCCAGCTGCAGAATCGACAAAAGCTTTGGTCTAAGTGGACAGTCCTTTGTAAAAGGTTTGTAACACCAGCCATCTTTCTAAACCATGATGAGGACACATTCTGATTAAAGAGTTGAATCTTTGCCATGCGCCATACAAACTTTCTCCATCATATTGAGTAAACCTTGTTAACTTGTCCCTGTATTCGGCAGCTTTTGTGGGTGGGAAGTATCTCTCAAGAAATGTCTGTAATAAGGTCTCCCAAGTATCTTTCAGATGTTCAGGCAATGAGTGAAGCCATACTCTTGCTCCATCTCTCAAGGAAAATGGGAATAGTGATAATCTGATAGCACTCGGTGAAACTCCATTTTGCTTAAGGGTGTTACAATACTCCAAGAAAGTCCTTATATGCTCATGTGGGTCTTCTAAAGCTGTTCCACCAAATCTGGACTGTTGTACCATGTTAATCAGAGCAGGCTTCAATTCAAAATTGTTCGCCTGAATAATTGGTTGAACCATTTCTCCTGCTATCCCATGATCCCTTGGGATCCACAAGTCCCTGAGCAAAGGTACTTGATCAGTcatcttttcttcttcttgagCTTGCAAAGTTTCGGCAACTTGAAACTGTGTTTGATTCTCTCTTCTTCTCCTCAATAAAGTCCTTTCAATTTCTGGATCAAATGGCTCTATTGAATATTTAGGTTGAAGCATAAGACAATTTCCTGTAAAATTCCTGAAATTGACAAATGCTAGTTTCTCTCAAAACTGCAGCCAATGTTAGGAAATGGTTAGTTGCCTAAAATAAATCCTGATCTGCTTCTACTAATGTGCTAATGAAATTTaaatccccggcaatggcgccaagaTGATCAAGTGTAATATAGCAGGGTTTTTACGCCCAAactacggatgtcgtgttctccacagggatcTAGAACTTCAAAGCACACATTCGAAACATTCAGAACAACGGAACAGATGGATCAAACCGTAGTGATAACAAGCAGCCACTAGCACAAGTTAAAACCAAATAATAAGCAGCAGAGGTAAAGGGTTCAGAAATAGGATAGTCTCTTTTTAGTGGTTTACTTGTAATCAAACGGACAAGTAACACTAGCAGATGGAAGAGGGTTCAGACATCACACACAACTCATGCAACCAATTAAAGTAACAATAGCTCACAGGACAATAACTACTAACTCATATCCAGCAAAGGGTCACAACAATTCAGCAAGGATACATGAGGATTCAGCAAAGGTACACAAGTAACAAGGTAAATTTCAGACTCAATAGTGCATATGTTTAGGGAACAGGAACAAGAGAAGATAGAGATTCAAAGCCTATGGGTCTTGATGATCTTCAATTCGAAGTTGAAGAGGTTGCAGGCGAAGAAGGGACCACATTGGAGACGATCTGTAGTAGGAGAGGCTTCCGCGTGGTCGTTGAGGAAGAGTAGCAGAGAAGATTCCTTGGGAAGATCCGGAGCAGAGCACCACCAGAAGGCCCGACACCCCTGGCCTTTAGTCAATCCTCTCCCTCTCAGCagcgaggaggaggggagaaggagtgGCAGCGGCAAGGCATAGGAGATGCAGCGCTGGTGGTGACGATGATGACTGGATGATGGCGCTGGTTATGGTGGAGGCGGGTGATGGAGATGGTGGAGGCACGGTGGTGGAtcaggcggcgctggcggcggcatTGATGGAGGCGTAGTAGTGGATCCGGTCGTTACCCTACCTCCCTGGCCTTCGTTTGGTGTGGTGGGTGAATAGCGAGGAGGACCAGCCGCGCGTGGCAACAGACAACTGTCTGGCCGGTCGCGCCAGCCCCCGGCTCCTCTCACGCGTGCCACAGGACGCTTCCTCTGGTTCTTTTCGGTTTTGCCCCCTTTAGAACTGAACTCTTCTCCAAGTTGATCCCTGCTTTAGTGTTGGAAGCATTTTCGATGAAGATTGGGTGCCTAAACGCACCAATTCTGCATAATATGAAGAAGTGTTGTAAGAAATATCATAATAGGAACATTTCTGTAGGAATGAATATTTTATAAGTAATTATTGTGGTCAAATGTTTAACTTGAGATGCAAAAGGGCTTAAAATACTCTATGCATAAATGTGCTATgagttgccgccctcgatgtactcgaggacggcctccagcgtgcggccgggcacgccccaccatcggcgccAGCCTCCGGAGTTGAGCcttccggagggcacgacgccattggtggcctcgagctgctcggcgtggtggcggcggaagtagggctcccagagcgggctatCTGGGACGTACCGTGGACCTTCCCTCACCGCCCGCGGCAGAGAGGCGCGGATACGCACGATCTCCGCATGCTGCGCCGCCCCGGTGGGCGCtggtggcaccgggaccccgccgACGCTGATCCTCCATgacccgggcacccgcatgtccggcgggaccgggtactcggcctcgtagaggagccgagcttcgtcctcgtgaaggtggcggcggccaaagccgttcgccgccgtgccgtcacctgggaagcgctcggccatggttGAACTGGGGACgacgagaggagagggaggaatggGGGAGAAACGGCGCGTCGGCGGTGGAGAGTCTGTGCATCTCCGGGGCGTTGggggtcggcttatataggcggggGCGTCGCGCGTATGCGTGGCCGCCGTGTgcacgcgtggcgggcgagggacgcgtgttgtccggtcttcactgcgccgcccgtgaggcatcaacaGAGGAgactgaccggcgcggcagcgcgcggcagctttggcattgattcgccgcggaaaacgaggcgatgaggacgacgaagtgGCAAGAAGAGAGacgagtcgctggcaaggagggCCCGCGGCTCTTTTGCGTCAAAAACGACTCGCCCGACGCCCCCGAGTGCcacccagcgcgccgggttcgggctgggttCGCCGGCGCTGATTTccgcccaggccggcgaaaatcgggctcctgaggACGCGACTGGGCCGCTTTTTTCGACGCCGACACAAAAAAATCGTCTGAGGATGCCTTTCTGGaggcgcggctgaagatgctcttagcgCCTGCATGCGAGGGACACTTGACTTGGCCGTTTTCAATGACGGAGGCTCAaggaattctctgtttgcttaAGTGCTAATCTCGTCCACTTATTACTCTCTTCCAATCTAAATAAATGTGTTTCGATTCAAGATACTACATGAAAAAGAAGCACATCGTTGTTGTTGTTCAATTCAGGTGATCGGTTAGTAATTTCGTTCATTGTAAATTATAAACTTTGTACTCAGATTTGAAGCTATTTTGGACGAAATTGTCAATTACATCGCGCATGATCGACCGTTTGAAATTTGTTTGACATAGCTTCATCTCACACTTTTACATGACTTTCGTGTTGCACGTTTTTTGTTTCAGTGATCATAGATGAATAGATCTACATCTTCCTCGTGATTGTACATATGCATATGTGTGATTTCTTTTAATGACACTCCTTAATCTGCTTCCTCCGCGTCCTGCTACACTGGCGCCATCATTGGCGTCGTTCCTCTCGACCTCTCCCATGTCCTGCCGCACCTTGTTAATCTTGGCCTCCACTCTCGCGTGCTACTACACAGGCACGGCCGTCGGCGTTGTTCCTCTCGGCCTTCTCTCCCACATCTTGCTACACTACCACCACCACCTGTGTCCACCATAGTCGCTAAGGCACTCTAGTGTAACTTTATGTGTTATGCGTAGTTGCTAATTTGTAATCATGTTACGCGTATGCCAGATACCAAACGCCATGCCGAAATTGCTCCTCTAGTCATGAtgattttttgttagttttctctTAGTCAGGTCCAGTAAGATAAGTATGCAAAGGAGCAAAAGACGCTGCGAGCAACCAAACATGTGACTAGCTCCTTTTGAGCAGACATCGCAGTCTAACGTGGCCCAAAGATACCTTTGGAATTCCTATCCAGCTTCCAGGCCGAATAAGAATTGGATCCAGCGCCCCCACACTCCCTCTCCCACAGAACAAATCCAAAACGTCCCGTCCCGGCATTATCTCGGCCGACGCATGGTTTTGGACAGGACAACATGACACGTCCTCTCAAAATTTCCAAGCCATTCTGAAAATGAAGGTTATGTACTATATAATTCAAAAGGGAACAAAAAAGAGCAGCGAAACAGCTGCCTCAAGGAAAGAAAGAAAACTTGGACAAGCAGTGTCCTGATAATTCTTCGTCACAATTTCGCATTTGGAGTTTTTCGATCTTGTTTTCCTTACCAATTACTCCCCCCGTCCACAACTATAAGATGTTTTATTATCTTTTTTCTAAATCGGATGTACAAAGACATGTTTTAATGTGTTTGTTTACTCATTTCAGTTCGTATGTGGCCAattgaaatatctaaaacatcttatatttgtaagAAGTGAAGGCAGTGAAACTGCTGCCTAAAGGAGAAAATTTCGTCCAGCGAAGTGAACTTAACTAGAGTAGTGAGGCTTAATACAATCAAGCAATGCATTGCATAGCTAGCATGTTGCATGGATGGATACCACCCATCGTCTCGCAGTGCAGCGCTCCGATCATGGGTTATAAAATTGGCATGCAGCGCTCCGATCATTGCATCACAAAGCAACACAACAAGTAGCCACATCGCGCTTCGCTGGGCTTGAAGAGAGCTACAAGGTACGTAGTGACTAGCGGTCACGAGCGCGCGCCCATGGCTTCCACGTCGACGAGCTTCGTGGCCATGGCGCTCGTCATGGCCGTCATGCTCAGCACGTGCCATTCTGCGCGCCTCCTCGCCGACGTTCCGGCCTAGCCCACACCGACGCTGCCAACCTTGCCCCCCGTGCCGGTCGTCCCTACAGTCCCCGCCGTGCCAGGCGGCGTCGTTCCTACGGTTCCCACAGTGCCAGGCGTCCCAACGGTGCCAACGGTGCCCACCGTGCCCGGCGTGCCGATGGTGCCCACCGTGCTAGGTGTGCCAACGGTACCAGTACCTGGCGCCGCCGTGCCAACCATCCCGGCGGTTCCCACCGTGCCAGGTGTGCCGACAGTGCCGCTGCCGGCAGTACCCGGTGCCGTCGTGCCGACAGTGCACACTGCGCCGAGCGTGCCGACAGTGCCAGGCGTGCCGATGTTGCCGATGCCATCCGTCCCCGGCGTGCCTAACGTGCCGCTGCCCCCTATGCCGTCCGTCCCCGACCTGCCCAAGGTGCCACTGCCGCCGATGCCGTCCGTCCATGGCGTGCCCAAGGTGCCACTGCCGCCGGTGCCGTCTGTTCCCTGTGTGCCGGCCGTGCCATAGTTCATTGCACCTCCTCCGTCGACGGACTGGATGTACGTACGTGCCCACGACCGTGCGTGCACGATTTACGAGTGTAATGGTTACTTTAACTTGGTAGTGTTCGTTTAATTAAGCAGCACTTGTGTCTACGTGTAAGTAAAAAAGAAGTACCCACTTGTGTACGTGTGTGGTATATCTTTTCGATTGGTGCGTGTGGTGTGGATGTGTGTACTGTATGCTTGTACGTTTATATtattttcatttgtatcaatatatACACTATTCATGTAGATATGAGCTTGAGTAGTTTGGCTTTACGTGTATGTATCTCAGATTCAAGAGCATATATGGAGCTAGAGAAACCTTCCAAATTATCCCAATATTATAGAAATTTGTTTTTTTGGTACAAATATAATGACTATATGCTTTATATGAGTTGTGCTAAAGAATAGTAACCGATGGAGTGGGGCATTTTGGTGACCGGGCTCCATGGAGCCcgaatttttggaaaaaaaatcaaaattcaaactttcaatttcaaaaaaaagaaacaaaatgcaAGTATACAAGGTTGAAATGTATATGTGtgtaaaaattcatgatgaaataccttgaaatGTGATGTGTAAGAAAACAAATTCATGGACTTTGAAGATGAATAGTATCACTAGATAACTCGTTGCTCTAATTGGCGCAGAGACCAACTCCAGCCCAGAAACTAAGTGAACTACTTGAAGGACTTTCTCCACACTGTCTGCAAATGATTATGTTCGTATTGTGTTTTTATTTCCTTGACAATAATCATTGCCCATAGCCCTCTTTGGAGATTTGTTTGTGATGACATGAGACTCTATTCATGATGGGTTTTCCCCAGCTGTCTACAAAAGCGCAAAGACCAATTACAACCAAAAATTAAGCAAGCTATAGACGACACATTACTTTTGATTTATCTATGCTAATGTCCAACTATACTTCTTTGGCCAATTTTTTTTGAGCTCTTTTACGGTACCCTTGTACTCCACCGGGAGGGTTGGGAGTACCAACTAAATCTGGCCATCTATTTTAAGGGGTATCTTAGTCATTTCCCCTCATTACTAAAAAAGATCTGATCCTTAATCTCGTCTGATCTAATCTAATTACCTAAATTAACATGAACCATTAGCGACGTCGTCGTTGTCTCTTCATCGTCCGCCCGGCGTCGCCGCCATCTGCTCCTACCAGAATCAATGGATCTGGCGTGATCGCCTATTCCGTCCGCATGCCCGAACTGGCAAAAGAAAATGGCCCAGTTATCTTTGCAGCACCACGACTAGAGGAGGATAGATTATGATGCAGCTATGAGACTGCTCGTGCTCGTCGTGTATTGTTTGCTGCATCTGTTTGTTGTAAACTGCAACAGTAGTGGATAGATTCATACTTGTGTTTGCATGCCATGGATTACGAGAAAAGAATACACCGATCGTTTGGGTGTCTCTCGATCTATATAACCAGTCCAGCTATGTCACCGACGCCATAAAGACCAGACAAGATGGCTTTGGCCTTGCGACAACCACGCCACCACCAGTCGCCGGCCGCCTGCGTGGCGCCGCCGCCAAGCAAGATACTCGTGTTAATTGGCACATCTAGAGTTACAGTTTTGCCCCTCAAGCCATGGTACTCATGATTTTTTATGTTAGTACTCCGAATTAAATTATTGAAGTATCAATCCATCTTATCCGTCAGATTAGAAAGAATAGACGGTCCTGTTTAATTTAAGGGTACGGTAAAAGAGCTCTTTTTTTAAGTAGGGGAACTATTTGGGAGTGTTGAATTACTTATATGTCTcaaacgtatttataatttttttatttcatgctattatattatcatttttatatactttttatagtattttatattattttttagactaacctattaatctagtgtCTAGTGTCAGTTGCCGTTTTCTGCATGTTTTCGGTTTCATAGGAAATCATTATCTAGGAGGTCAAAATAACTTGccgatttaatatgatttttttctggcaACAAAGGACCCATGAAGCTTCGGGGGAGATCGAGAGGAGCTACAGGGGTCCCACACGGCCACTCGGCGCGACCAggagggtagggtgcgcccctaGGTCGTGTGGCACCCACCTGCACCGCCTTACCTTGGTTCCACCAccataaattcctataaataccagaACCCTTTGGGatattttcatataattttttctaCCGCCACAAGTTCCTGTTTCACGAAGATCCAATTTGGAGGCATGTTCCGAGT encodes the following:
- the LOC123107924 gene encoding protein app1-like, which produces MVPTVLGVPTVPVPGAAVPTIPAVPTVPGVPTVPLPAVPGAVVPTVHTAPSVPTVPGVPMLPMPSVPGVPNVPLPPMPSVPDLPKVPLPPMPSVHGVPKVPLPPVPSVPCVPAVP